A single genomic interval of Bradyrhizobium sp. AZCC 1693 harbors:
- a CDS encoding electron transfer flavoprotein subunit alpha/FixB family protein has protein sequence MTTLLIAEHDNASIKDATNKTLTAAAALGADVHVLVAGENAKAAADAAAKLAGVTKVLLADNAAYAHDLAEPLAALIVSLAPSYDAFVAPATSRFKNVMPRVAALLDVMQVSEIIKVVSSDTFERPIYAGNAIQTVKSKDAKKVITVRTSTFAAAGDGGSAPVENATAAADPGLSSFVGEEVAKSDRPELTSAKIIVSGGRAMQSRENFAKYIEPLADKLGAGVGASRAAVDAGYAPNDWQVGQTGKVVAPELYVAIGISGAIQHLAGMKDSKVIVAINKDEDAPIFQVADYGLVADLYQAVPELTEALGKLGK, from the coding sequence ATGACGACGCTATTGATTGCCGAACACGACAACGCGTCGATCAAGGACGCGACCAACAAGACGTTGACGGCAGCGGCTGCGCTCGGCGCCGATGTCCACGTGCTGGTCGCCGGCGAGAACGCCAAGGCGGCGGCCGATGCCGCAGCCAAGCTTGCCGGCGTCACGAAGGTGCTGCTCGCCGACAACGCCGCCTATGCCCACGATCTCGCCGAGCCGCTGGCCGCGCTGATCGTGTCGCTGGCGCCTTCCTACGACGCCTTCGTCGCGCCCGCGACCTCGCGCTTCAAGAACGTGATGCCGCGCGTCGCAGCCCTGCTCGACGTGATGCAGGTGTCCGAGATCATCAAGGTGGTTTCATCAGACACGTTCGAGCGGCCGATCTATGCCGGCAACGCGATCCAGACGGTGAAGTCCAAGGACGCCAAAAAGGTCATCACGGTGCGGACCTCGACCTTTGCCGCGGCGGGTGACGGCGGCAGTGCGCCGGTGGAGAACGCCACGGCTGCGGCCGATCCGGGCCTATCCAGCTTCGTCGGTGAGGAAGTGGCAAAAAGCGACCGTCCGGAACTGACGTCGGCCAAGATCATCGTCTCGGGCGGCCGCGCCATGCAGAGCCGCGAGAACTTTGCCAAATATATCGAGCCGCTCGCCGACAAGCTGGGTGCGGGCGTCGGCGCCTCTCGCGCCGCGGTCGATGCCGGCTATGCGCCCAACGACTGGCAGGTCGGCCAGACCGGCAAGGTAGTGGCCCCGGAACTATATGTCGCCATCGGTATCTCCGGCGCGATCCAGCATCTCGCCGGCATGAAGGATTCCAAGGTGATCGTTGCGATCAACAAGGATGAAGACGCGCCGATCTTCCAGGTTGCCGATTATGGCCTGGTGGCGGACCTCTATCAGGCGGTTCCTGAACTGACCGAAGCGCTCGGCAAGCTCGGAAAGTAA
- a CDS encoding 3-hydroxybutyryl-CoA dehydrogenase: MAVTIKKVGVIGSGQMGNGIAHVAALAGFDVVLNDLSDERLKSAMATINGHLSRQVAKQTITEDARKKALGRITTTETLDGLADCDLVIETAVEKEEVKRKIFHELCVVLKPEAIVATNSSSISITRLAASTDRPERFIGIHFMNPVPAMELVELIRGIATDDSTFETAKEFVGKVGKQIAVSEDFPAFIVNRILLPMINEAIYTLYEGVGNVEAIDAAMKLGAHHPMGPLELADFIGLDTCLSIMQVLHEGLADSKYRPCPLLVKYVEAGWLGRKTQRGFYDYRGDKPVPTR, translated from the coding sequence ATGGCGGTGACAATCAAGAAGGTCGGCGTGATCGGCTCGGGTCAGATGGGCAACGGGATTGCGCATGTGGCGGCGCTCGCCGGCTTCGACGTGGTGCTCAACGATCTGTCCGATGAACGGCTGAAGTCGGCGATGGCGACCATCAACGGCCATCTGTCGCGCCAGGTCGCCAAGCAGACTATTACCGAGGACGCGCGCAAAAAGGCGCTCGGCCGCATTACCACCACCGAGACGCTGGATGGTTTGGCGGACTGCGATCTCGTGATCGAGACCGCGGTCGAAAAGGAAGAGGTCAAGCGCAAGATCTTTCACGAGCTCTGCGTGGTGCTGAAGCCGGAAGCGATCGTCGCTACCAACTCCTCATCGATCTCGATCACGCGGCTCGCCGCCTCGACCGACCGTCCCGAGCGCTTCATCGGCATTCATTTCATGAATCCGGTGCCGGCGATGGAACTGGTCGAACTGATCCGCGGCATCGCCACCGACGATTCCACCTTCGAAACGGCAAAGGAATTTGTCGGCAAGGTCGGCAAGCAGATCGCGGTATCGGAGGATTTTCCGGCCTTCATCGTCAACCGCATCCTGCTGCCGATGATCAACGAGGCGATCTACACGCTCTATGAGGGCGTCGGGAACGTCGAGGCGATCGACGCCGCCATGAAGCTCGGCGCGCATCACCCGATGGGGCCTTTGGAACTCGCCGATTTCATCGGTCTCGATACGTGTCTTTCGATCATGCAGGTGCTGCATGAGGGGCTGGCGGATTCGAAATACCGGCCGTGCCCGCTGCTCGTGAAATACGTCGAGGCCGGCTGGCTCGGCCGCAAGACGCAGCGCGGCTTCTACGACTACCGCGGTGACAAGCCGGTCCCGACGCGCTGA
- a CDS encoding putative motility protein: protein MDMMAMVSSMLAMKAAGTQQQIQTSIIKQNADAEKAAVQTLLGAPSTANLAPGVGGNLNIAA, encoded by the coding sequence ATGGATATGATGGCGATGGTTTCGAGCATGCTCGCGATGAAGGCGGCGGGCACGCAGCAGCAGATCCAGACCTCGATCATCAAACAGAACGCGGATGCCGAGAAGGCCGCGGTCCAGACGCTGCTGGGCGCGCCCTCGACGGCCAATCTCGCCCCCGGCGTTGGCGGCAACCTCAATATTGCGGCCTGA
- the tlpA gene encoding thiol:disulfide interchange protein TlpA yields the protein MPEISPPRPAATRRIPLAIGAVAAAGVIGLGAFYGLGGFKRGTGGDPTCAGAVELARKIAPLAHGEVAALTMATAPLRLPDLAFEDAEGKPRKLSEWRGKTVLVNLWATWCVPCRKEMPALDSLQAKLGGKDFEVVAVNIDTRDPDKPRNFLKEANLTRLSYFADSKAKVFQDLKSIGKALGMPTSVLVDRQGCEIANLAGPAEWASEDAIKLIKAAMEPMKAGS from the coding sequence ATGCCCGAAATTTCCCCGCCCCGCCCGGCCGCGACGCGCCGGATCCCGCTCGCCATTGGCGCGGTGGCGGCCGCGGGCGTGATCGGATTAGGCGCGTTTTACGGGCTCGGTGGCTTCAAGCGCGGCACGGGCGGCGATCCGACCTGTGCGGGCGCCGTCGAGCTGGCCCGCAAGATCGCGCCGCTGGCGCATGGCGAGGTGGCCGCGCTGACCATGGCGACGGCGCCCTTGCGGCTGCCCGACCTCGCTTTTGAGGACGCCGAGGGCAAGCCCCGAAAGCTCTCGGAATGGCGTGGCAAGACGGTGCTGGTGAATCTCTGGGCCACCTGGTGCGTGCCCTGTCGCAAGGAAATGCCGGCGCTCGACAGCCTGCAGGCCAAGCTCGGGGGCAAGGATTTCGAGGTGGTCGCCGTTAATATCGACACCCGCGACCCCGATAAGCCCCGAAACTTCCTCAAAGAGGCCAATCTGACCCGGCTCAGCTATTTCGCTGACTCAAAAGCCAAGGTTTTTCAGGATCTTAAGAGCATAGGCAAGGCCCTGGGCATGCCGACCTCGGTGCTGGTCGACCGCCAGGGCTGCGAGATCGCCAACCTGGCCGGCCCCGCCGAATGGGCCAGCGAGGACGCGATCAAGCTGATCAAGGCGGCGATGGAGCCGATGAAGGCGGGGTCTTAG
- the argH gene encoding argininosuccinate lyase, with protein sequence MSNKMWGGRFTERPDAIMEEINVSIDVDRHMYAQDIAASKAHAAMLATQGIITAVDAKNIGKGLDTILSEIGKGSFDFKRALEDIHMNVESRLSELIGPAAGRLHTARSRNDQVATDFRLYVRDTIDVTDAALAAFQHALAARALEHAATVMPGFTHLQTAQPVTFGHHLLAYVEMAARDRGRFADARKRLNESPLGAAALAGTSFPIDRAATAKTLGFDRPMANSLDAVSDRDFVLETLSAASIAAVHMSRFAEEIVIWTSPLVGLVRLSDKFTTGSSIMPQKRNPDAAELVRAKTGRVIGALNGLLIVMKGLPLAYQKDMQEDKQGAMEAFSALSLAIRAMTGMVIDLVPDEARMKAAAGEGYATATDLADWLVRTLKMPFRDAHHVTGRIVGLASKQGVALHELPLKAMQEVEPEITADALRVLSVEASVKSRTSYGGTAPKNVLSQAKAWLKRLEKEQKLG encoded by the coding sequence ATGAGCAACAAGATGTGGGGCGGCCGGTTCACCGAGCGTCCCGATGCGATCATGGAGGAAATCAACGTCTCGATCGACGTCGATCGTCACATGTATGCCCAGGACATCGCCGCGTCCAAGGCCCACGCCGCGATGCTGGCCACGCAAGGCATTATCACCGCTGTTGATGCGAAAAATATCGGCAAGGGTCTAGACACGATTTTGTCAGAAATCGGCAAGGGCTCCTTCGACTTCAAGCGCGCGCTCGAAGACATCCATATGAATGTCGAGAGCCGGCTTTCCGAACTGATCGGGCCGGCCGCGGGACGGCTGCACACCGCACGCTCCCGCAACGACCAGGTCGCGACCGATTTCCGGCTCTATGTCCGCGATACGATCGACGTAACAGATGCGGCGCTGGCCGCGTTCCAGCATGCGCTGGCTGCCCGCGCGCTCGAACATGCCGCGACCGTGATGCCGGGCTTCACCCATCTGCAGACCGCGCAGCCCGTCACCTTCGGCCATCATCTGCTCGCCTATGTCGAGATGGCCGCGCGCGACCGCGGCCGTTTTGCCGATGCGCGCAAGCGGCTGAACGAATCGCCGCTGGGCGCTGCGGCGCTGGCCGGAACCTCGTTTCCGATCGACCGGGCCGCCACCGCAAAAACGCTCGGCTTCGACCGGCCGATGGCCAATTCGCTGGACGCGGTCTCGGATCGCGACTTCGTGCTCGAAACGCTCTCGGCGGCCTCGATCGCGGCCGTGCACATGTCGCGGTTTGCCGAGGAAATCGTGATCTGGACCTCGCCGCTGGTCGGCCTCGTGCGGCTCAGTGACAAGTTCACCACCGGCTCCTCGATCATGCCCCAGAAGCGCAACCCCGACGCGGCCGAACTGGTGCGCGCCAAGACCGGCCGGGTGATCGGCGCACTCAACGGTCTCCTGATCGTAATGAAGGGGCTGCCGCTCGCTTATCAAAAGGACATGCAGGAGGACAAACAGGGCGCGATGGAGGCGTTTTCCGCGCTGTCGCTCGCGATCCGGGCGATGACCGGCATGGTCATCGATCTGGTGCCGGACGAAGCGCGGATGAAGGCGGCCGCCGGCGAGGGCTACGCCACCGCTACCGACCTGGCCGACTGGCTGGTGCGGACGCTGAAAATGCCGTTCCGCGATGCCCACCATGTCACCGGGCGAATCGTCGGCCTCGCGTCGAAGCAGGGCGTGGCGCTGCACGAACTGCCGCTCAAGGCGATGCAGGAGGTCGAGCCCGAGATCACGGCGGACGCGCTGCGCGTGCTGTCGGTGGAGGCTTCCGTCAAGAGCCGGACCAGCTATGGCGGCACCGCACCGAAGAACGTGCTGTCGCAGGCCAAGGCCTGGCTGAAGCGGCTGGAAAAAGAGCAAAAATTGGGCTGA
- the lptM gene encoding LPS translocon maturation chaperone LptM — MISNYRPSSSGWAIILLSVTALALGGCGRKAGLDLPPNAAAQAQPTSDTEADRAAQPGVFNSTYGSEAAPSAPKGGKKKFVLDPLLD, encoded by the coding sequence GTGATCAGTAACTACCGCCCGTCATCGTCGGGATGGGCCATCATCCTGTTGAGCGTGACCGCGCTCGCGCTCGGGGGCTGCGGACGCAAGGCCGGGCTCGATTTGCCGCCGAACGCGGCCGCGCAGGCGCAACCCACGTCGGATACCGAGGCCGATCGCGCGGCGCAGCCCGGCGTGTTCAACTCGACCTATGGGTCTGAAGCGGCGCCCAGCGCGCCCAAGGGCGGCAAGAAGAAATTCGTTCTCGATCCGCTGCTGGACTAG
- the lysA gene encoding diaminopimelate decarboxylase yields the protein MNHFDYRNGVLHAEAVNLSELADAIGTPFYCYSTATLERHYRVFTEAFAGEKTLVCYAMKANSNQSVLRTLAKLGAGADVVSGGELKRALAAGIPPSKILFSGVGKTEPELRAALAADILCINVESEPELELLSKLAVETGKTARISLRVNPDVDAGTHAKIATGKSENKFGIPIERAREVYALAAKLPGIEVTGTDMHIGSQITDLSKMETAFRILSDFVQTLRADGHTIEHIDFGGGLGIPYHADREAPPLPSAYAAMVKRVTHNLGCTLTFEPGRMIVGNAGILVSRVIYVKPGEAKNFVIIDAAMNDLIRPTLYEAHHDILPVREAARGVRTITADVVGPVCETGDYLALDRNLPEPKAGDLLAIMTAGAYGAVQSGFYNTRALVPEVLVKDDRYAVVRPRIEVEDLIAMDKPAPWL from the coding sequence ATGAATCACTTCGACTATCGCAACGGCGTGCTGCACGCCGAGGCCGTCAACTTGTCCGAACTCGCGGACGCCATCGGCACGCCGTTCTACTGCTATTCGACCGCGACGCTGGAGCGCCACTACCGCGTCTTTACCGAGGCCTTTGCCGGCGAGAAGACGCTGGTCTGCTACGCCATGAAGGCGAATTCCAACCAGTCGGTGCTGCGCACGCTGGCCAAGCTCGGCGCCGGGGCCGACGTGGTGTCGGGCGGCGAGTTGAAGCGCGCGCTGGCCGCGGGGATTCCGCCGAGCAAGATTCTTTTCTCGGGCGTCGGCAAGACCGAGCCCGAACTACGCGCGGCGCTGGCCGCCGACATTCTCTGCATCAACGTCGAGTCCGAACCCGAACTGGAATTGCTGTCGAAGCTCGCGGTCGAGACCGGCAAGACCGCGCGGATTTCATTGCGGGTCAATCCGGACGTCGATGCCGGCACCCATGCCAAGATCGCCACCGGCAAGTCCGAAAACAAGTTCGGCATCCCCATCGAGCGGGCGCGCGAGGTCTATGCCCTCGCGGCGAAGCTGCCGGGCATCGAGGTAACCGGCACCGACATGCATATCGGCAGCCAGATCACTGATCTAAGCAAGATGGAAACCGCGTTCCGGATTCTTTCCGATTTTGTGCAGACGCTGCGCGCCGACGGCCACACCATCGAGCATATCGATTTCGGCGGCGGGCTCGGCATTCCCTATCACGCCGACCGCGAAGCGCCGCCGCTGCCGTCCGCCTATGCCGCCATGGTCAAGCGGGTGACGCATAATCTCGGCTGCACGCTGACGTTCGAGCCCGGACGGATGATCGTCGGCAATGCCGGCATCCTCGTCTCGCGCGTGATCTATGTGAAGCCGGGCGAGGCCAAGAACTTCGTCATCATCGACGCCGCGATGAACGACCTGATCCGCCCCACGCTATACGAAGCCCATCACGACATTCTCCCCGTGCGCGAGGCCGCCAGGGGCGTGCGAACCATCACCGCCGACGTCGTCGGGCCCGTGTGCGAAACCGGCGACTATCTCGCGCTCGACCGCAACCTGCCCGAGCCCAAGGCCGGCGATCTGCTGGCGATCATGACCGCCGGCGCCTATGGCGCGGTGCAGTCCGGTTTCTACAATACGCGCGCGCTGGTGCCGGAAGTCCTCGTCAAGGACGACCGGTACGCCGTGGTCCGCCCGCGCATCGAGGTCGAGGATTTGATCGCGATGGACAAGCCGGCGCCGTGGCTGTGA
- a CDS encoding N-acetylmuramoyl-L-alanine amidase family protein, giving the protein MKRREFICVLGRIACPRRRTIIGALAAMALLPIEVSDAGWLSDVFKSSSKPAKSAKQAKSPKHVTSRKPATLAKPAAAPKRHTVKLAALGPVHLSPAALKPVAARCDPTKFRIVLDVGHTAESEGAISARNVSEFVFNLRLAKRIEEKLKAEGFAQTKLLLTEGKARRSLVKRVAAANNLPADLLLSIHHDSVPDKFLEDWEFGGKKSHFSDRFSGYSVFVSRNNPDFKTSLSFAELIGKEMKAQGLEYATQYTQAIMGRHQRPLLNKETGVYRYDELIVLRKTRMAAVLLEAGSIINRDEELKMSSPERRDIISSGVTAAVKEFCEPRWAMLGPL; this is encoded by the coding sequence ATGAAGCGCCGCGAGTTCATTTGTGTTCTCGGCAGAATCGCTTGCCCCCGCCGCCGCACCATCATCGGCGCTTTGGCGGCAATGGCGCTCCTGCCGATCGAGGTCAGCGATGCCGGCTGGCTGTCGGATGTCTTCAAAAGCTCGTCAAAGCCGGCCAAATCGGCAAAACAGGCCAAATCGCCGAAGCACGTCACGTCGCGCAAGCCGGCCACTTTGGCGAAGCCTGCCGCCGCGCCAAAGCGCCACACCGTAAAGCTTGCCGCGCTGGGTCCGGTCCACTTGAGCCCTGCCGCTTTGAAACCGGTCGCAGCCCGTTGCGATCCCACGAAGTTCCGCATCGTTCTGGACGTGGGACATACCGCCGAATCGGAAGGCGCAATCAGCGCCCGCAACGTCTCCGAGTTTGTCTTCAATCTGCGCCTTGCGAAGCGGATCGAGGAGAAGTTGAAGGCCGAAGGCTTTGCTCAGACCAAATTGCTCCTGACCGAGGGCAAGGCCAGGCGCAGCCTCGTCAAACGCGTCGCTGCCGCCAACAATCTGCCCGCGGATCTCCTCCTGTCGATCCACCATGACTCCGTGCCCGACAAATTCCTCGAGGACTGGGAATTCGGGGGAAAGAAAAGCCACTTCAGCGACCGCTTCAGCGGTTATTCCGTCTTCGTCTCCCGCAACAATCCGGATTTCAAGACGAGCCTCTCGTTCGCCGAACTGATCGGCAAGGAAATGAAGGCGCAGGGCCTTGAGTATGCCACGCAGTATACCCAGGCCATCATGGGCCGGCACCAGCGTCCGCTGCTGAACAAGGAAACCGGCGTCTATCGCTACGATGAACTCATCGTGCTGAGAAAGACCCGGATGGCTGCCGTCCTGCTGGAAGCTGGCTCGATCATCAACCGGGACGAAGAACTCAAGATGAGTTCGCCTGAGCGGCGGGACATCATCAGCAGCGGCGTCACCGCGGCCGTGAAGGAATTTTGCGAGCCCAGATGGGCCATGCTCGGTCCGCTCTGA
- a CDS encoding L,D-transpeptidase family protein — protein sequence MTSRCVIPECKQKRLLPAYLAVSALAVLIAAADGAAARSGPGERPIESIQSRSAGEPTMAIVSLRSQRITVYDSRGWILRAPVSSGTKGRETPAGIFSVIQKVEEHYSNLYDDAFMPHMQRITWSGIALHGGVLPGRPASHGCIRLPFDFAERLFGATAMGMRVIVAPGDVAPVEIAHPLLFQAKPGAAALAAARTAEAQEAAKNAVKVRLAAVTASREATRATAPVRTAENLKLKAEAQLAAAETALGSAVSAETKEQAEGAKVQAAARLAELQAQWDAAKADLQLKLDAVTSAREAAAAAETERAAAAEAARQVARELLPVSVLISRKTQRLYVRQAFEPVFESPVTIADPDRPIGTHVFTAIERTTDDANLRWSVVSLRGGGAPGDTAESKDRARGSSGRDIEPVPTDPGSAKAALDRIAIPQDALNRIAGIAPRSSLIVTDEALSSETGKGTEFVVLLSGEPQGGIKRRRRSPGSDFRYAYPRSQPFGRSPFGSSFFTW from the coding sequence ATGACGTCTCGTTGCGTAATTCCGGAGTGCAAGCAGAAGCGGCTGCTGCCCGCCTATCTTGCCGTTTCGGCTCTGGCCGTGCTGATCGCGGCGGCAGACGGTGCCGCCGCCAGAAGCGGTCCGGGCGAACGCCCGATCGAGTCCATTCAGTCGCGCAGCGCCGGTGAGCCGACCATGGCGATCGTTTCGCTCCGCAGCCAGCGGATCACCGTCTACGATTCCAGGGGATGGATCCTGCGCGCGCCGGTCTCGAGCGGCACCAAGGGACGCGAGACGCCCGCCGGCATCTTCAGCGTCATCCAGAAAGTCGAGGAGCACTACTCGAACCTGTATGACGACGCCTTCATGCCGCACATGCAGCGCATCACCTGGTCGGGCATCGCGCTCCATGGCGGCGTCCTGCCGGGGCGTCCGGCGTCCCATGGCTGTATCCGGCTGCCCTTCGACTTCGCCGAACGCCTGTTCGGCGCGACCGCGATGGGCATGCGGGTGATCGTGGCGCCAGGCGATGTGGCGCCTGTTGAGATTGCCCATCCGCTGCTGTTCCAAGCGAAGCCCGGTGCCGCCGCCCTCGCCGCCGCCCGTACCGCAGAGGCGCAAGAGGCGGCGAAGAATGCGGTCAAGGTGAGACTCGCCGCGGTTACCGCCTCTCGTGAGGCCACGCGGGCCACGGCGCCGGTGCGCACGGCGGAAAATCTGAAGCTCAAAGCCGAAGCGCAATTGGCGGCCGCCGAGACGGCACTTGGCTCTGCCGTCTCGGCGGAGACAAAGGAGCAGGCTGAGGGCGCCAAGGTGCAGGCGGCTGCCAGGCTCGCCGAGCTGCAGGCGCAATGGGACGCCGCCAAAGCGGATCTGCAACTGAAGCTCGATGCCGTCACGTCTGCGCGCGAAGCCGCCGCCGCAGCGGAGACCGAGCGGGCCGCGGCAGCCGAGGCGGCCCGTCAGGTCGCGCGCGAACTCCTGCCGGTATCGGTGTTGATCAGCCGCAAGACCCAGCGGCTTTATGTCCGGCAGGCATTTGAGCCGGTCTTTGAAAGTCCGGTCACGATTGCAGACCCCGATCGTCCGATCGGCACGCACGTCTTCACCGCGATCGAGCGCACGACCGACGACGCCAACTTGCGATGGAGCGTCGTCTCATTGCGCGGCGGAGGCGCGCCGGGCGACACGGCTGAGTCAAAAGACCGCGCGCGCGGGAGCAGCGGTCGCGACATTGAGCCGGTACCGACGGACCCGGGCAGCGCAAAGGCCGCGCTCGACCGCATCGCCATTCCGCAGGACGCATTGAATCGCATCGCAGGCATTGCGCCGCGATCCTCGCTGATCGTCACGGACGAGGCGCTGAGTTCGGAAACCGGCAAGGGAACGGAATTCGTGGTGCTGTTGAGCGGCGAGCCGCAAGGCGGCATCAAGCGGCGGCGGCGCAGTCCGGGGAGCGACTTCCGCTACGCATACCCACGCAGCCAGCCTTTCGGGCGCTCGCCTTTCGGGAGTTCCTTTTTCACCTGGTGA
- a CDS encoding NAD(P)-dependent oxidoreductase: MELGFIGLGKMGFPMARRLIEAKHQLTVFDTRKEATDELVALGARAASSPKDIADRCETVLASLPSLQASLEVATGPGGVIEGKRVKRFVDLSTVGSQMAARIHGLLAAKNIVQIDSPVSGGVGGAEKGTLAVMVSGPRADFEVTKPALDVIGKVFFIGEKPGSAQTMKLANNFLSATAMVATSEAVVMGVKAGLDPAVMIDVINAGSGLNTASRDKFPRSVLPRSFDFGFATGLMVKDVRLALEEMKSLGLSMEVAEAVGRLWEVIIRDEGAESDFTAAIKPIEKAAGVVVGGAKGGHAAK; encoded by the coding sequence ATGGAACTCGGATTCATCGGCCTCGGGAAAATGGGCTTCCCGATGGCGCGTCGGCTGATCGAGGCGAAACATCAGCTCACCGTTTTCGATACCCGCAAGGAAGCGACCGACGAGCTCGTCGCGCTCGGCGCGCGGGCTGCATCGTCACCCAAGGACATCGCCGACCGCTGCGAAACCGTGCTGGCGAGCCTGCCGTCGCTGCAGGCCTCGCTTGAGGTTGCGACCGGCCCGGGCGGCGTGATCGAGGGCAAGCGCGTAAAACGCTTCGTCGATCTCTCCACCGTCGGCTCGCAGATGGCTGCACGGATTCACGGCTTGCTGGCCGCGAAGAACATCGTGCAGATCGACAGTCCCGTCAGCGGCGGCGTCGGTGGCGCCGAGAAGGGAACGCTGGCGGTGATGGTATCCGGGCCTCGCGCCGATTTCGAGGTGACAAAACCGGCGCTCGACGTGATCGGAAAAGTGTTCTTCATCGGCGAAAAGCCCGGATCTGCGCAGACGATGAAACTCGCCAACAACTTCCTGTCGGCCACCGCCATGGTGGCGACGTCGGAAGCCGTGGTGATGGGCGTCAAGGCCGGGCTCGATCCGGCCGTGATGATCGACGTGATCAACGCCGGTTCCGGGCTCAATACCGCGAGCCGTGACAAGTTTCCGCGCTCGGTGCTGCCGCGCAGCTTCGATTTCGGCTTCGCTACCGGGTTGATGGTGAAGGACGTGCGGCTCGCGCTGGAGGAGATGAAATCGCTGGGGCTGTCGATGGAGGTCGCCGAAGCGGTCGGGCGCTTGTGGGAAGTCATCATCCGCGACGAGGGCGCGGAGTCGGATTTCACCGCGGCGATCAAGCCGATCGAAAAGGCGGCAGGCGTCGTGGTCGGCGGCGCGAAGGGCGGCCACGCGGCGAAGTAG
- a CDS encoding carboxymuconolactone decarboxylase family protein, with amino-acid sequence MDQKTHDKGLEIRKAVLGEAYVDNALKNADSFNKPFQELVTEYCWGAVWGREELPKKTRSMLNLAMISILNRPHELKAHIKGALTNGVSRDEIREIFMQVSIYAGIPAGVDSFRIAREVFAELDKG; translated from the coding sequence ATGGACCAGAAGACACACGACAAGGGGCTGGAAATTCGCAAAGCGGTGCTCGGCGAGGCCTACGTCGACAACGCGCTGAAGAACGCCGACAGCTTCAACAAGCCGTTCCAGGAACTCGTCACCGAATATTGCTGGGGCGCGGTGTGGGGCCGCGAGGAGCTGCCGAAGAAGACCCGCAGCATGCTCAACCTGGCCATGATCTCGATCCTCAATCGTCCGCACGAATTGAAGGCGCACATCAAGGGCGCGCTGACCAACGGCGTCAGCCGCGACGAGATCCGCGAGATCTTCATGCAGGTGTCGATCTATGCCGGCATCCCAGCCGGCGTCGACAGCTTTCGCATCGCGCGCGAAGTGTTTGCGGAGCTCGATAAGGGCTGA